In a genomic window of Occallatibacter riparius:
- a CDS encoding tetratricopeptide repeat protein — MRIGNVCLLSAFLLACGAACAQSTPRTSTDDALQRGTESLHAGRFADAEQWLQQAVASTPGNPVAQVELGAAELRLGKANEAVEHLRKAIAIEPNITGANLFLGIAHAQMHQVDEAVAALRRETELSPKDPQPWMWQGIVELQDGHPEKATEPLDRAAELAPNDLDILEYRGKAHTEVAFASYARMAVIDPSSWHVHRVQGQMYSQQSQHKEAIAEFVEAIKLMPNNSDLYEELGAEYRKSSQLELAQQAYAKELELSPNNPIAMYNMAKIDIETNRTAEGLELLHKVVANYSNVPATFFYLGLGEFDAGHTQEALAALEKAKAMNPEPELRPRVEYELSRVYRKLGRIEDSNKAVHEYTRLKAQNAKLNPQVLSAISSGFGSADVPASAPEKKD, encoded by the coding sequence ATGAGAATAGGGAATGTGTGCCTTCTCAGCGCGTTTCTTCTGGCTTGCGGAGCCGCATGCGCGCAGTCAACGCCGCGAACATCCACAGACGACGCATTGCAGCGCGGCACTGAGTCCCTGCACGCGGGGCGTTTCGCCGACGCGGAGCAATGGCTTCAGCAAGCCGTGGCTTCGACCCCCGGCAATCCCGTAGCGCAAGTCGAACTGGGCGCCGCTGAATTGCGCTTGGGCAAGGCCAACGAGGCAGTGGAGCACCTCCGCAAGGCAATCGCTATCGAGCCAAACATTACAGGCGCGAACCTCTTTTTGGGTATTGCCCATGCGCAGATGCACCAGGTGGACGAGGCTGTTGCTGCGCTACGCAGGGAGACCGAGCTCAGTCCGAAAGACCCGCAGCCCTGGATGTGGCAGGGAATCGTCGAACTGCAGGACGGTCATCCGGAAAAGGCCACCGAGCCGCTAGATCGCGCCGCGGAACTGGCGCCCAACGATCTCGACATTCTGGAATATCGGGGCAAGGCGCACACTGAAGTGGCCTTCGCCAGTTACGCGCGCATGGCAGTCATCGATCCCAGCTCGTGGCACGTGCATCGCGTGCAGGGACAAATGTACTCGCAGCAGAGCCAGCACAAGGAGGCGATCGCGGAGTTCGTCGAGGCTATCAAGCTGATGCCCAACAATTCGGATCTTTATGAAGAGCTGGGCGCGGAGTATCGCAAATCGAGCCAGTTGGAACTGGCGCAGCAGGCGTATGCGAAGGAACTCGAGCTAAGCCCCAACAATCCAATCGCCATGTACAACATGGCGAAGATCGACATCGAGACCAACCGCACCGCCGAAGGCCTTGAGCTACTGCACAAGGTGGTGGCGAACTACTCAAACGTTCCCGCCACGTTTTTCTACCTTGGGCTTGGCGAGTTTGACGCTGGACACACGCAGGAAGCGCTGGCTGCGCTGGAGAAGGCGAAGGCCATGAATCCAGAGCCGGAGCTTCGCCCACGCGTTGAGTATGAGTTGTCGCGAGTGTATCGCAAGCTGGGCCGCATCGAGGATTCCAACAAGGCAGTTCACGAGTACACGCGGCTGAAAGCGCAGAACGCAAAGCTGAACCCGCAGGTGCTGTCGGCAATCTCTTCGGGCTTTGGATCGGCGGACGTGCCGGCAAGCGCGCCCGAGAAAAAAGACTGA
- a CDS encoding family 43 glycosylhydrolase, giving the protein MAGLAGCSGGGGSAPISPPGPSATTTALTLSANALNVGASVTLTAQVMSGGTAVGSGSVSFADGTTQLGKATLGADGKGAWSGTFRAGTHMLTASFGGTPVYAPSASTAASLSVTQPTAPSSIALVLSSAHLGQGLPLEIIATVTGGGSTTPAPTGTVTYTSGSISLGTATLDPTGVANFTSTLLPPGQNQITATYSGDSVYASSASAAAVVNIEPPASTAYKNPLTLNVTGSLTAVSCADPAILKVQNAGADTWHLYCTSDALYAGDPKTHLVNLFHSTDLVNWSYDGDAFAALPSWANVKSSSYWAPAVRFLNGKYYLYFAVPATGLSGGGSAIGVGTSSNPAGPFVDAGAPVVEPEPATNCCGGVYRTTIDPDVIEDAAGQKYILFGGFMGGLYVRKLSADGLTSDKASEVEVAVDNRYEGGNWVLHDGYYYLFASSTNCCNGPLTGYGVFVGRSKSPMGPYVDAQGIAMSAVNPGGTPVLTMNGNTVVGPGGNVIFSDETGQDYILYHGILSASPYYAGSVSYNARPAFLEAIDWINGWPVARGGFGPSDDAAPQPMPAAQPGQTNAYASSPAKQDLPRAQLTAASDDFSVSTLSAQWSFVHGTPNYAISANGYQVSSVAADPVANMPGVPMACEAAPTGDYMTETKLDFDLPAAGKGPDFAQAGLLIYGDDANFLRADIYNNNDTRQVEFINAETAEHPGYPTWGGSNLGSVAIGAQVTAWLRIVKRNVNGESHYTGYSSADGATWIQGATWVHSLGAAEKLCMYAGNQTGHTGTFHYVHVSTVE; this is encoded by the coding sequence ATGGCTGGACTCGCGGGTTGTTCCGGGGGAGGGGGTAGCGCGCCCATCTCTCCCCCGGGCCCTTCCGCCACCACTACCGCGCTCACTCTTTCTGCCAACGCTTTGAACGTGGGCGCATCGGTGACGCTCACCGCGCAGGTGATGTCTGGTGGTACAGCGGTCGGTTCCGGTTCTGTGAGTTTTGCCGACGGCACGACGCAACTTGGCAAAGCTACCCTGGGCGCGGACGGGAAAGGCGCGTGGTCGGGTACATTCCGCGCGGGAACGCACATGCTGACGGCAAGCTTCGGAGGCACGCCGGTGTATGCTCCCTCCGCTTCCACCGCTGCGTCATTGAGTGTGACGCAACCGACCGCACCAAGCAGCATCGCGCTGGTCCTCTCGTCTGCGCATCTAGGGCAGGGATTGCCGCTGGAAATCATCGCCACAGTCACCGGCGGCGGAAGCACAACACCGGCGCCCACTGGAACCGTGACCTACACATCAGGCTCCATCTCTCTGGGGACGGCTACCCTCGATCCGACAGGCGTGGCTAACTTCACGTCCACCCTGCTGCCCCCCGGCCAAAATCAGATCACTGCGACATACAGCGGCGACAGTGTTTATGCTTCGTCTGCTTCGGCAGCAGCAGTGGTGAACATCGAGCCGCCTGCCTCAACCGCATACAAGAATCCGCTCACGCTCAACGTGACCGGCTCGCTTACAGCCGTGAGCTGTGCAGATCCCGCCATCCTGAAGGTGCAGAATGCGGGCGCAGACACGTGGCATCTGTACTGCACGAGTGATGCGCTCTACGCGGGCGATCCGAAGACGCACTTGGTCAACCTGTTTCATTCCACTGACCTGGTCAACTGGAGCTACGACGGGGATGCCTTCGCCGCGTTGCCCTCCTGGGCCAATGTGAAGAGCTCGTCGTATTGGGCGCCTGCCGTTAGATTTCTCAACGGCAAGTATTACCTCTACTTCGCAGTGCCGGCGACAGGTCTTTCCGGCGGAGGTTCTGCCATCGGTGTGGGCACGAGTTCGAACCCTGCGGGTCCGTTTGTGGATGCCGGCGCGCCGGTGGTTGAGCCGGAACCGGCGACGAACTGCTGTGGCGGCGTCTACAGGACGACCATCGATCCCGACGTAATAGAGGATGCTGCCGGCCAGAAGTACATCCTGTTTGGCGGTTTCATGGGTGGCCTGTATGTTCGCAAGCTGTCCGCAGATGGGCTCACTTCAGATAAGGCGAGTGAAGTGGAGGTCGCGGTGGACAACCGCTATGAGGGCGGTAACTGGGTTCTGCACGACGGCTACTACTACTTATTCGCTTCATCGACAAACTGTTGCAACGGTCCGCTCACTGGCTACGGCGTCTTCGTCGGAAGATCGAAGAGTCCCATGGGACCTTATGTAGACGCGCAGGGTATTGCAATGAGCGCAGTGAACCCCGGTGGCACACCCGTCCTGACCATGAACGGCAACACAGTGGTGGGGCCAGGCGGCAACGTGATTTTTTCTGACGAAACCGGACAGGACTACATCCTTTATCACGGAATCCTTTCGGCCAGTCCCTACTACGCAGGCTCGGTCAGCTACAACGCGCGCCCGGCCTTCCTCGAAGCAATTGATTGGATCAACGGCTGGCCGGTGGCGCGAGGGGGCTTCGGGCCGTCCGATGATGCTGCGCCGCAGCCCATGCCCGCTGCACAGCCTGGACAAACGAACGCCTACGCGAGCTCTCCGGCGAAGCAGGACCTTCCTCGTGCACAGTTAACAGCCGCATCGGATGACTTCAGCGTTTCCACTCTGAGTGCGCAATGGTCGTTTGTGCACGGCACGCCCAATTACGCAATAAGCGCCAATGGCTACCAGGTCAGCTCCGTAGCAGCGGACCCAGTAGCCAATATGCCTGGCGTCCCAATGGCGTGCGAAGCCGCCCCAACGGGCGACTACATGACCGAAACGAAGCTCGACTTCGACCTGCCGGCCGCCGGCAAGGGTCCCGATTTCGCGCAGGCGGGGCTCCTGATCTATGGAGACGACGCGAACTTTCTGCGCGCCGATATCTACAACAACAACGACACCCGCCAGGTGGAGTTCATCAACGCCGAGACTGCCGAGCATCCGGGCTATCCCACGTGGGGTGGGTCGAACCTGGGCTCGGTGGCGATCGGCGCACAGGTCACCGCGTGGCTGCGCATCGTCAAACGCAACGTAAATGGCGAGTCCCACTACACCGGGTACAGCAGTGCCGATGGTGCCACGTGGATCCAGGGCGCCACCTGGGTGCATTCGCTGGGAGCCGCGGAAAAGCTCTGCATGTACGCCGGTAACCAGACCGGACACACGGGAACATTTCACTACGTGCACGTCTCGACGGTCGAATAG
- a CDS encoding alpha-L-arabinofuranosidase C-terminal domain-containing protein: MRKAIQLGLGLACAIAAQAQVTVDKPIPQVVQVEVNAAQKVGQPIPRTIFGSFLEPIGNSTYNGLWAELLQNPSFEAGLWTPAKIEEMLRERPELRRAGDLAIPLPWEPLNAGQGNRYEIRAGDAANSWQSLMVIGVPGEPTGIKQMVYLPVHRTRDFQGSFYARHLGGASRITVSLRLHDQNEILASQDLDVSNTGDWKKYTFALQIPEDKLHRLDPADFVVQLDDDERVELDQFSLMPADALDGLDPDEVAMAKALHSPLVRFGGNFTSSYHWTDGIGPRDKRRNMLNNSWGIPEYNTFGTDEFLAFCRAIGAQPQIALNLGSGTPEEAASWVRYVDEHWTTHSGLLWELGNELWGNWNLGWPTKGQLAQRTLDFSKAIRGVDPTARLIATGGDPEVFHDWNAIQLTIPPGTFDYLSTHFVVGTSNVKLKNASPDFVQQAALAMPIELERKLQEDQQQIDSTPGYAGKVHIAFTEWLFIGDRRSAPNFTNTSGALITGGFLNMLMRNSGTVPISDMTGIMEFAGIWKKRSQVFGTPAYYVLKMYANADAAQPVTVKADSGAYSVKQGVDRLPEIAAVPYLDVVALLSEDGRKLTLFCVNRSLQTDITAKLHLDGFAAARKANVQVLSSDLLTDANDEIDPDKVTPIDSMETIPAGEWSRVFPHASVTVIGIERK; the protein is encoded by the coding sequence GTGAGGAAAGCGATTCAATTAGGTCTCGGGCTGGCATGCGCGATTGCGGCGCAGGCGCAGGTGACGGTGGATAAGCCAATTCCGCAGGTGGTGCAGGTCGAGGTAAACGCGGCGCAAAAAGTCGGCCAGCCGATTCCGCGCACTATCTTTGGCTCGTTTCTCGAACCGATCGGAAACTCCACCTACAACGGATTGTGGGCCGAGCTTCTGCAGAATCCCAGCTTCGAAGCCGGCCTCTGGACTCCGGCGAAGATCGAAGAGATGCTGCGCGAGCGCCCGGAACTGCGTCGTGCCGGCGATCTCGCCATCCCGTTGCCGTGGGAGCCGCTGAATGCGGGACAGGGGAACCGCTATGAAATTCGCGCCGGAGATGCCGCAAACTCCTGGCAATCACTGATGGTCATAGGGGTGCCCGGCGAGCCCACCGGCATCAAGCAGATGGTTTACCTGCCCGTTCATCGCACGCGCGACTTTCAAGGCAGTTTCTATGCACGGCATCTGGGCGGGGCTTCCAGAATTACCGTGTCACTTCGGCTGCATGATCAAAATGAGATCCTCGCTTCGCAGGACCTGGATGTAAGCAACACAGGCGATTGGAAGAAGTACACCTTCGCGCTGCAGATCCCCGAGGACAAGCTCCACCGCCTCGATCCCGCTGATTTCGTGGTGCAACTCGATGACGACGAACGCGTGGAACTGGACCAGTTCTCGCTTATGCCCGCGGATGCCCTGGATGGCCTCGATCCCGACGAAGTCGCGATGGCGAAAGCCCTGCACTCGCCCCTGGTGCGCTTTGGCGGTAACTTTACATCGTCTTACCACTGGACCGACGGTATTGGCCCGCGCGACAAGCGGCGAAACATGCTCAACAACTCGTGGGGGATTCCCGAGTACAACACTTTCGGCACCGATGAGTTCCTCGCGTTCTGCCGCGCCATCGGCGCGCAGCCGCAGATTGCGCTGAACCTCGGTAGCGGCACGCCGGAAGAAGCGGCGTCATGGGTGCGCTATGTTGATGAGCACTGGACCACGCACTCGGGCCTTTTGTGGGAGCTGGGCAACGAACTGTGGGGCAATTGGAATCTGGGCTGGCCCACCAAAGGGCAGCTGGCGCAGAGAACCCTGGACTTCTCAAAAGCCATTCGCGGAGTCGATCCAACGGCGCGCCTCATTGCCACTGGAGGCGATCCCGAGGTTTTCCACGATTGGAACGCGATCCAACTCACGATTCCGCCGGGCACATTCGACTATTTGTCTACTCACTTCGTTGTGGGCACCAGCAACGTGAAGCTGAAGAACGCCTCGCCTGACTTCGTGCAGCAAGCTGCGCTCGCCATGCCCATCGAACTTGAGCGTAAGCTGCAGGAAGATCAGCAGCAGATTGACTCAACTCCCGGTTACGCAGGCAAAGTGCATATCGCGTTCACCGAGTGGTTGTTCATCGGCGATCGCCGCAGCGCGCCCAACTTCACTAACACGAGCGGGGCGCTCATCACAGGCGGCTTCCTCAATATGCTTATGCGGAACTCAGGCACGGTTCCTATCTCCGACATGACAGGCATCATGGAATTTGCCGGTATCTGGAAAAAGCGCAGCCAGGTCTTTGGCACGCCGGCTTACTACGTACTGAAGATGTACGCGAACGCTGATGCCGCGCAACCGGTCACTGTCAAGGCCGACTCCGGTGCTTATTCCGTGAAGCAGGGCGTGGATCGCCTGCCGGAGATCGCGGCTGTGCCGTACCTCGACGTCGTAGCGCTTCTCAGCGAGGACGGCCGCAAGCTCACGCTTTTTTGCGTGAACCGCAGCCTGCAAACAGACATTACTGCCAAGCTGCATCTGGATGGCTTTGCCGCTGCCCGAAAGGCCAACGTGCAGGTTCTAAGTTCGGACCTGCTGACGGATGCGAACGACGAAATCGACCCTGACAAGGTGACTCCAATCGACAGTATGGAAACGATACCGGCGGGTGAATGGAGCCGTGTCTTTCCGCACGCCAGCGTAACGGTCATCGGGATCGAGCGCAAATAA
- a CDS encoding cellulase family glycosylhydrolase, whose product MSCLWLLGCVALLSICCSFLVSASTQETRWTAERANQWYAQQPWLVGSNFLPSNAVNELEMWQADTFDPAEIDRELGWAEQLGMNTMRVFLHNLPWEQDAKGFQKRIDQFLAISAKHHIRPVFVLFDSCWDPNPKLGPQRPPIPGVHNSGWVQAPGKAGLMDAAQYPKLQAYVQGVVGAFAHDDRILAWDVWNEPDNNNDSSYGKLEPANKRDLVLALLPQVFAWARAAQPIQPLTSGVWTGDWSSIDKMSPMARVQIQESDVITFHNYGWPEEFAARVEQLQQFHRPIICTEYMARGAGSTFDTILPLAKKENVGAINWGLVKGRSQTYLPWDSWQHPYINETPPVWFHDVFYEDGTPYRAREAQIIREATGKQQPSTGQE is encoded by the coding sequence ATGAGCTGCTTGTGGCTTTTAGGCTGCGTTGCCCTGCTCTCCATCTGCTGCAGCTTCCTCGTTTCTGCGTCCACGCAGGAGACCCGTTGGACCGCGGAGCGCGCCAATCAGTGGTATGCGCAACAGCCTTGGCTGGTGGGATCAAACTTCCTTCCGTCGAATGCGGTCAATGAACTGGAGATGTGGCAGGCCGATACATTCGACCCGGCGGAGATCGATCGCGAACTCGGCTGGGCTGAACAGCTCGGCATGAACACCATGCGCGTCTTCCTGCACAACCTTCCATGGGAACAGGATGCGAAGGGGTTCCAGAAGCGTATCGACCAGTTTCTCGCAATCTCTGCGAAACACCACATCCGCCCTGTCTTCGTGCTGTTCGACTCGTGCTGGGATCCGAATCCGAAGCTTGGACCGCAGAGACCTCCGATTCCCGGCGTGCACAATTCGGGGTGGGTGCAGGCTCCGGGCAAAGCTGGGCTGATGGATGCCGCGCAGTATCCAAAGCTGCAGGCTTATGTGCAGGGAGTTGTCGGCGCATTCGCGCACGATGATCGCATCCTTGCGTGGGATGTGTGGAACGAGCCAGATAACAACAACGACTCGTCTTATGGAAAGCTCGAGCCGGCCAACAAGCGCGATCTCGTATTGGCGCTGTTGCCGCAGGTGTTCGCCTGGGCGCGCGCCGCGCAACCAATACAGCCTCTCACCAGCGGAGTATGGACCGGCGACTGGTCATCGATCGACAAGATGTCGCCGATGGCGCGGGTCCAGATTCAGGAGTCGGATGTGATTACGTTCCACAACTATGGCTGGCCGGAGGAATTCGCCGCGCGCGTGGAACAATTGCAGCAGTTTCATCGGCCAATCATCTGCACGGAGTACATGGCGCGCGGCGCAGGCAGCACGTTTGACACAATCCTGCCGCTGGCGAAAAAAGAAAATGTTGGCGCTATCAACTGGGGCCTCGTAAAGGGACGCAGCCAGACGTATCTCCCTTGGGATTCGTGGCAGCATCCCTATATCAACGAGACCCCGCCGGTCTGGTTCCACGACGTGTTCTACGAGGATGGAACACCGTATCGCGCGCGCGAGGCGCAGATCATACGCGAGGCCACTGGCAAGCAGCAGCCGAGCACAGGTCAGGAATAG
- a CDS encoding CRTAC1 family protein, whose protein sequence is MQTMRQKHAVGAWIVLLCAVAFAAFNTASAQAPATEGQRPGRFIDATEKSGIKFQHQAPHTSRKYLIETMGSGVALFDCDNDGRLDIFFPNGAPYTDPTPKGFIPQKAGPQDWNRMFRQKTDGTFEDITEKAGLKGVGYSMGVAVADYDNDGNEDLFITGYGGNRLYHNSGNCTFTDVTEQTGVGGSGWSSSATWADLDNDGLLDLVVARYVEWDWNDLWCGEHREGYRGYCHPDVFQPISMLVYHNEGHGRFTEVAHKLGLDVPAKALGVAIADYDQDGRIDLFVANDSMPEFLFHQKKDGTFEEVGLESEVAVNSEGKTYAGMGVDFADYNNDGWPDLVITDLANQRYALYRNLGDSTFDYASFTSGLGGMTMLHSGWSLRFLDYDNDGWKDLLIAQGHDLDTIEKSFPQLHYREPMMLARNTGKRFVDVSGVSSEIFHDAWVGRGMAIGDINNDGRIDAVVSTNGGAPHLLLNMTETSNHWITLKLVGHKSNRDAIGAQVKLTTKLGSQWATVTTSSGYMSASDPRLHFGLGTAAAIDRIEIRWPSGIQQVLTDQVADRQITIEESAQSNSTTPAAAADRPAP, encoded by the coding sequence ATGCAAACAATGCGACAGAAACACGCGGTCGGCGCATGGATTGTGCTTCTCTGCGCCGTCGCATTTGCGGCTTTCAACACAGCCTCGGCACAGGCACCCGCAACTGAGGGTCAGCGGCCGGGGCGCTTCATTGATGCAACGGAGAAATCCGGGATCAAGTTTCAGCACCAGGCGCCGCACACTTCGCGTAAGTACCTCATCGAGACGATGGGCTCCGGTGTGGCGCTTTTTGACTGTGATAACGATGGCCGCCTCGACATTTTCTTTCCCAATGGCGCGCCTTACACCGATCCCACGCCCAAGGGCTTCATCCCGCAAAAGGCTGGACCGCAAGACTGGAACCGGATGTTCCGCCAAAAAACCGACGGCACGTTTGAAGACATCACGGAAAAGGCCGGCCTGAAGGGTGTGGGCTATAGCATGGGCGTGGCCGTTGCCGATTACGACAACGATGGCAACGAAGACCTGTTTATCACGGGTTATGGCGGCAATCGCCTGTATCACAATAGCGGGAACTGCACGTTCACTGATGTCACGGAACAGACCGGCGTGGGCGGCAGCGGATGGTCGAGCTCCGCTACCTGGGCCGACCTGGACAACGATGGCCTGCTAGACCTCGTGGTAGCGCGCTACGTCGAGTGGGATTGGAACGACCTCTGGTGCGGCGAGCATCGCGAAGGATATCGCGGCTATTGCCACCCCGACGTCTTCCAGCCCATCAGCATGCTGGTCTATCACAACGAAGGCCACGGCCGTTTCACGGAGGTCGCGCACAAACTCGGTCTCGATGTTCCCGCCAAGGCGCTGGGCGTCGCCATTGCCGACTACGACCAGGATGGCCGCATCGATCTCTTCGTCGCCAACGACTCCATGCCGGAGTTCCTTTTCCATCAGAAGAAAGACGGAACGTTCGAGGAAGTTGGTCTCGAGAGCGAAGTAGCGGTTAACTCCGAGGGCAAAACGTACGCCGGAATGGGCGTTGACTTTGCCGACTATAACAACGATGGCTGGCCAGACCTGGTCATCACCGACCTCGCCAACCAGCGATATGCGCTCTATCGCAACCTGGGCGACAGCACATTCGACTACGCCAGCTTCACTTCCGGCCTGGGCGGCATGACCATGCTCCACTCGGGCTGGAGCCTGCGCTTCCTGGACTACGACAACGATGGCTGGAAGGACCTGCTCATCGCACAGGGGCACGACCTCGACACGATCGAGAAGAGCTTTCCGCAGCTGCACTATCGCGAACCGATGATGCTAGCGCGCAACACCGGCAAGAGGTTTGTTGACGTTTCGGGAGTCTCCTCGGAGATCTTCCACGATGCATGGGTGGGCCGGGGCATGGCCATTGGCGACATCAACAATGACGGCCGCATCGATGCCGTTGTGTCGACGAACGGCGGCGCCCCGCACCTCCTGCTGAACATGACCGAGACATCGAATCACTGGATCACGCTGAAGCTCGTCGGCCACAAGAGCAATCGCGACGCCATCGGCGCACAAGTGAAGTTGACTACGAAGCTCGGAAGCCAGTGGGCCACGGTGACTACGTCGAGCGGCTACATGTCCGCCAGCGACCCGCGTCTGCATTTTGGTCTGGGCACCGCGGCTGCCATCGACCGCATCGAGATCCGCTGGCCCAGCGGCATTCAGCAGGTGCTTACGGACCAGGTAGCTGATCGGCAGATCACTATTGAGGAATCCGCGCAATCGAACAGCACTACCCCGGCCGCGGCCGCAGACAGGCCCGCACCGTAG
- a CDS encoding tetratricopeptide repeat protein: MKSLLMRSLGATVASIAVVIALSLFHTPAFSQVDGPSKEPRAVTAPYSAEEGRTVAPAFARKEAELRAQITQRPNDANPVYSLALLLLQEGKAHESLDAYTHAAQLRTPVAEEIRSVALDYVLLNDYDDAIRWLERAVRMDPANVRVLYSLGRCYFSRDRYLDAERMFAHVLALEPKNLKAQENLGLVFDATNQPDRAEEALRIAASWADKDGTDEWPFLDYGGFLLDHGRAQESVEPLRTAAHIQPNCAACHQKLGRALIGSHELKDGIAELEIAARLGPSDPKTHYELGRALRQAGQTERAQQEFALSQKLYASHSHE, encoded by the coding sequence ATGAAATCTCTTCTCATGCGATCACTAGGCGCGACGGTAGCTTCCATCGCCGTAGTGATTGCTCTCTCTCTGTTTCATACACCTGCCTTCTCGCAGGTCGATGGCCCATCGAAAGAACCTCGGGCCGTCACCGCCCCCTACTCCGCCGAGGAAGGCCGAACTGTCGCACCGGCCTTTGCACGGAAGGAAGCTGAACTACGCGCACAGATCACGCAACGGCCCAACGATGCAAATCCGGTGTACTCTCTCGCCCTCCTGTTGCTCCAGGAGGGAAAGGCGCATGAATCGCTTGACGCGTACACGCACGCCGCACAGCTTCGCACACCTGTCGCCGAGGAGATCCGTTCCGTCGCTCTTGACTATGTGCTGCTCAATGACTACGACGATGCCATTCGCTGGCTCGAGCGCGCCGTGCGCATGGATCCTGCCAACGTCCGTGTTCTTTATTCACTCGGCCGCTGCTATTTTAGCCGGGATCGCTATCTCGATGCGGAGCGCATGTTTGCGCACGTTCTTGCCCTTGAGCCGAAAAATCTGAAAGCCCAGGAGAATCTCGGTCTCGTCTTCGACGCGACGAACCAGCCCGACCGGGCCGAAGAAGCACTTCGCATAGCGGCTTCATGGGCCGATAAGGATGGCACGGATGAATGGCCGTTCCTGGATTACGGCGGATTTCTGCTGGATCACGGGCGCGCGCAGGAGTCAGTCGAACCTCTTCGCACCGCGGCGCATATTCAGCCAAACTGCGCAGCGTGCCACCAGAAACTGGGTCGCGCGCTGATTGGAAGCCACGAACTCAAAGACGGAATCGCCGAGCTGGAAATCGCCGCACGACTGGGGCCGTCGGATCCGAAAACGCACTATGAACTCGGCCGCGCGCTGCGCCAGGCAGGACAAACGGAGCGCGCGCAGCAGGAGTTCGCGCTGAGCCAGAAGCTATATGCGTCGCACAGCCATGAGTAG